One genomic window of Camelina sativa cultivar DH55 chromosome 5, Cs, whole genome shotgun sequence includes the following:
- the LOC104785644 gene encoding ammonium transporter 2-like: MAGAYEPRLPEVPEWLNKGDNAWQLTAATLVGLQSMPGLVILYASIVKKKWAVNSAFMALYAFAAVLLCWVLLCYKMAFGDELLPFWGKGGPAFDQGYLKSRAKIPKSKTMAPLFPMATLVYFQFTFAAITTILVAGSVLGRMNIKAWMAFVPLWLIFSYTVGAYSLWGGGFLYQWGVIDYSGGYVIHLSSGVAGFVAAYWVGPRPKADRERFPPNNVLLMLAGAGLLWMGWSGFNGGAPYAANLTSSIAVLNTNLSAATSLLVWTTLDVIFFGKPSVIGAIQGMVTGLAGVTPGAGLIQTWAAIIVGIVSGTAPWASMMILHKKSALLQKVDDTLAVFYTHAVAGLLGGIMTGLFAHPDLCELILPEPTRGAFYRGNGGKQLLKQLAGAAFIAVWNLVSTTIILLAIRMFIPLRMAEXQDSELKNEKHIHLSKTFLQNVFTPSQHFRTH, from the exons atggccGGAGCTTACGAACCAAGATTACCGGAAGTACCTGAATGGCTTAACAAAGGAGACAACGCATGGCAGCTTACAGCAGCGACTCTAGTTGGTCTACAAAGCATGCCAGGTCTTGTTATCCTCTACGCTTCCATCGTCAAAAAGAAATGGGCTGTGAATTCAGCTTTCATGGCTCTTTACGCCTTCGCTGCCGTTCTCCTCTGTTGGGTTCTCCTCTGTTACAAAATGGCTTTCGGAGATGAGCTTTTGCCTTTTTGGGGTAAAGGCGGTCCAGCTTTTGACCAAGGATACCTAAAAAGTAGAGCAAAG aTCCCAAAAAGTAAAACCATGGCGCCGTTGTTTCCGATGGCGACGTTGGTTTATTTTCAGTTTACGTTCGCGGCGATAACGACGATATTAGTGGCGGGATCGGTGTTGGGGAGGATGAATATTAAAGCTTGGATGGCGTTTGTGCCGTTGTGGTTGATCTTTAGTTACACAGTTGGAGCTTATAGTCTTTGGGGAGGTGGGTTTTTGTATCAATGGGGTGTTATTGATTACTCCGGTGGTTATGTTATTCATCTCTCCTCCGGTGTTGCCGGCTTCGTCGCTGCTTATTGG GTAGGACCTAGGCCTAAGGCTGACAGAGAGAGATTCCCGCCGAACAATGTTCTTCTAATGCTCGCTGGAGCTGGCCTTCTATGGATGGGATGGTCAGGTTTTAACGGTGGTGCTCCTTACGCTGCAAACTTAACCTCCTCAATCGCGGTGCTCAACACCAATCTTTCTGCCGCGACAAGCCTCCTTGTATGGACCACACTTGATGTCATCTTCTTTGGCAAACCTTCCGTCATCGGAGCCATTCAAGGCATGGTTACTGGCCTAGCCGGCGTCACTCCTGGAGCAG gGTTGATCCAAACATGGGCAGCAATAATAGTTGGAATAGTCTCAGGAACAGCTCCATGGGCCTCTATGATGATCCTTCACAAGAAATCCGCTCTCCTACAAAAG GTTGATGATACATTAGCGGTGTTCTACACACACGCTGTGGCCGGTTTACTAGGTGGAATAATGACAGGCTTGTTTGCACATCCTGATCTCTGCGAATTGATACTTCCTGAGCCAACCAGAGGAGCTTTCTACCGCGGCAATGGCGGAAAACAGCTTTTGAAACAATTAGCAGGAGCTGCCTTCATCGCTGTCTGGAACTTAGTGTCGACGACAATCATACTACTCGCTATCAGAATGTTCATACCATTGAGAATGGCTGAGNATCAGGACTCGGAATTGAAGAATGAAAAACATATCCATCTATCGAAGACTTTTCTTCAAAAT GTTTTCACACCTTCACAACATTTTCGTACCCATTGA
- the LOC104785642 gene encoding ammonium transporter 2-like: MAGAYEPRLPEVPEWLNKGDNAWQLTAATLVGLQSMPGLVILYASIVKKKWAVNSAFMALYAFAAVLLCWVLLCYKMAFGDELLPFWGKGGPAFDQGYLKSRAKIPKSKTMAPLFPMATLVYFQFTFAAITTILVAGSVLGRMNIKAWMAFVPLWLIFSYTVGAYSLWGGGFLYQWGVIDYSGGYVIHLSSGVAGFVAAYWVGPRPKADRERFPPNNVLLMLAGAGLLWMGWSGFNGGAPYAANLTSSIAVLNTNLSAATSLLVWTTLDVIFFGKPSVIGAIQGMVTGLAGVTPGAGLIQTWAAIIVGIVSGTAPWASMMILHKKSALLQKVDDTLAVFYTHAVAGLLGGIMTGLFAHPDLCELILPEPTRGAFYRGNGGKQLLKQLAGAAFIAVWNLVSTTIILLAIRMFIPLRMAEEELGIGDDAAHGEEAYALWGDGEKFDATRHVQQFERDQEAAHPSYVHGARGVTIVL; the protein is encoded by the exons atggccGGAGCTTACGAACCAAGATTACCGGAAGTACCTGAATGGCTTAACAAAGGAGACAACGCATGGCAGCTTACAGCAGCGACTCTAGTTGGTCTACAAAGCATGCCAGGTCTTGTTATCCTCTACGCTTCCATCGTCAAAAAGAAATGGGCTGTGAATTCAGCTTTCATGGCTCTTTACGCCTTCGCTGCCGTTCTCCTCTGTTGGGTTCTCCTCTGTTACAAAATGGCTTTCGGAGATGAGCTTTTGCCTTTTTGGGGTAAAGGCGGTCCAGCTTTTGACCAAGGATACCTAAAAAGTAGAGCAAAG aTCCCAAAAAGTAAAACCATGGCGCCGTTGTTTCCGATGGCGACGTTGGTTTATTTTCAGTTTACGTTCGCGGCGATAACGACGATATTAGTGGCGGGATCGGTGTTGGGGAGGATGAATATTAAAGCTTGGATGGCGTTTGTGCCGTTGTGGTTGATCTTTAGTTACACAGTTGGAGCTTATAGTCTTTGGGGAGGTGGGTTTTTGTATCAATGGGGTGTTATTGATTACTCCGGTGGTTATGTTATTCATCTCTCCTCCGGTGTTGCCGGCTTCGTCGCTGCTTATTGG GTAGGACCTAGGCCTAAGGCTGACAGAGAGAGATTCCCGCCGAACAATGTTCTTCTAATGCTCGCTGGAGCTGGCCTTCTATGGATGGGATGGTCAGGTTTTAACGGTGGTGCTCCTTACGCTGCAAACTTAACCTCCTCAATCGCGGTGCTCAACACCAATCTTTCTGCCGCGACAAGCCTCCTTGTATGGACCACACTTGATGTCATCTTCTTTGGCAAACCTTCCGTCATCGGAGCCATTCAAGGCATGGTTACTGGCCTAGCCGGCGTCACTCCTGGAGCAG gGTTGATCCAAACATGGGCAGCAATAATAGTTGGAATAGTCTCAGGAACAGCTCCATGGGCCTCTATGATGATCCTTCACAAGAAATCCGCTCTCCTACAAAAG GTTGATGATACATTAGCGGTGTTCTACACACACGCTGTGGCCGGTTTACTAGGTGGAATAATGACAGGCTTGTTTGCACATCCTGATCTCTGCGAATTGATACTTCCTGAGCCAACCAGAGGAGCTTTCTACCGCGGCAATGGCGGAAAACAGCTTTTGAAACAATTAGCAGGAGCTGCCTTCATCGCTGTCTGGAACTTAGTGTCGACGACAATCATACTACTCGCTATCAGAATGTTCATACCATTGAGAATGGCTGAGGAAGAGCTTGGTATTGGAGACGACGCTGCTCATGGGGAAGAAGCTTATGCTCTTTGGGGAGATGGAGAGAAGTTTGATGCTACAAGACATGTCCAACAGTTTGAGAGAGACCAAGAGGCTGCTCATCCTTCTTATGTTCATGGCGCTAGAGGTGTCACCATTGTTCTAtga